Below is a window of Xiphophorus couchianus chromosome 1, X_couchianus-1.0, whole genome shotgun sequence DNA.
ggtgcaGACCAAAGTTCTGCACATAAATGTGATggtatgaaacatttttttgttgttgttgttggtttgaaatctacaaaaaaaaaaactggaaaggagtaataaaaaagaaacataaagacacacacacacacaaaactttgaaaaagtcttaagccatcttcttttcttcttaatATTTTTCCCTTGAGTAACTGGGAAACTGGGAATTCCATTAGTAAACTAAAAGGGCTTTGagaaaaagttttcagtctttgCATAATTGAAAAATGGTTTAAGACTATTCCATGCTATTCCTGCAGTAGTCAACATATGGTGACCTTGCCCTGCAAGGACTTTCAAGCTACTCTGAAAATGCATCTTGATAAACAGGGATCTTAttcttaatttattatttacacaacaaattaaaatccagtCATTTCACTATAATACTGTTTCAGAAGCTTCGTTTCTTCCTGCTGTTTGTGAGTATGTTACTAAAATAAAGGACAAGCACAGTATTTTCTAGAGCATATTAAATAGTAAAAGCTATAACACTTGTTAACATATACACAAGTAAAGCTGAAGCCAACATAAATGAACAACATATTCAACTAAAAGTTATTCATGTTGTcatagttaataaaaaatacataactgTGGTATTGTAGCCATAGCATTGACTTACTATTCAGTCCTAAACATTTGGTTCATACAGCATCATTTAGAATCTAAATACCCTTAACCACATCTATtccaaaacatttacaacataCTCTATATACATTTGTACAAGttaggaaaaaaactgaaaataaataatttagttgaGAAGAAATtatatgcaaacaaacaaaaaatacccCGTAAAACTTGCAAACTGGTGGCTGGCTTTCTACATGTGAACATTATGACGGAAAAAAATAGTTGTAGGTTTAAAAAGTCATGATTATATCTGTAATTTACTTTGCATGGGTAGAATTGTGTGTGTTATCCTGGGgaggaaaatgatttttaaagctATTGAGAATAATCCAACAATTCTTTTGGGAAAGATCTGAACTCTCGAAACCACCAGACGTCCTGATGGAGCACATAAACAAGCAATTAATTatgttgacattaaaaaaaaaaaagtgcagtcTCAGTGAACATCGCTCTCCATGAATTCCTCCTTGATGGAATGCTTGCTTCGGGACTCTTTGCAGTCAGGCATGTCAAAACCAAAGTCAGCCCATTCATCAGGAGCTGGGGTCATCCCAGATGGCCCCACAACGCCAGGCCTATTAGGGATTGTGATGGTGTGGCGGACACGAAAGTGCACAGCCTCCATGACCCGCTGACGCTGCAGCTCCCCGCCTGCCGCCCCGATAGCTGCCATCGCCGAGGCTGCCATGTTGCTGCTGGAGCGAAGCAGCTGCTGGCCGTGGTATTCGTGGTGATGGGCGGAGTTGGGAAGTTGATGAACAGCTCCTTGTTTCATGTCCTGCAGACCTCGCCAGATTGCAAGGCGAGACTGTTCAGGTATCTTCAGAGCACCTAAATCCTGGGGAAGGCACAGACAAGAATGTAAGAGAATGTAAAATTGTAATAATGCAAAAGCACAAAGCAGAAGAATTACAGTGCCCTCTTgtggttgaataaaaatatgtgtttatggGGACCGACAGCATTTAAAACAAGTCTCAACTATTAAGCAAATTGCAGGTctagtgtttttgttgtgctgTGGTCTTtgcttgatttctttttcttttcctataaGGCCAAATCCGTAAAGGTGTGTCAGGCAAATGATTAATTTCAGAGTAGTTACCTCCATTGTAAGGGTTTGGAGATGGTAGACAGACTGGAGGCCTTGTGAGGTGAAGTACTCAATGAAGTTCTGACAACCCAGACTGGTGAGAAAACTGTATGGAAAGAAAAGCAGGGCTTCTTAGACCAAAACTACAGCTGAAGGAAGaactaaaatattagcattaattatttaaacactATTGTAAACTATAATTATTCCTTAGCAGAACGAGGAACATCGAAACTTTAACTTATTGactatatttgatttaataaaagaCTGTCAAAGTACAtgattttttataattttgtgtcAATTTTTCTTTGATCAATTGCTTATCaataacttttaatttatgtatttattttgagactGAGTGACAGATTTACTGCACAACTCTATTATCAAGTGCTTATGCAAGGTTACACGGCATGATAGATGCGGTGGAAGCAAGAGCATACACATGCATTTGTATTAATGATTCATGAGGACATTCTTGATTTGCTGAAAAACCTTTATTATAAATACATGAAATGTTAATACAAAGAGGTTGTAAAAAGAGTTTGTCTGTACATTGTAACTgttcaaatattcaaaacagTCCCCCGAAAAACCAAAAGGATGGTGTAGCAAAACTGTCAAATATATCTTAAAGACCAGGGACTGCACTGACACATTATCctcaacaaaatatatatataaaaaaagaatgtgggggaaaaaaaagctttaaattaatacaacttaaacatttcctttatagaaaaataacagTAGTGCATTGCAAAGCCAGACTGTATACACAGTGACAGAATGAAGGATTTTAGATCTAAGTTTGTAACTAATAACAAATCGTTGCTGTCGGACAAAAAATTTCATAACTCCAAAAAAATTTACCTTTACAGGCAATGTAAATGAATTTACATGTGACATGCTCATCGACGTATTTCAAGAATTATCAATGGAACCACAGAGAGGAATGAAGAGTGAGCAACTGAGTTGATTctcacaataaaatcaaaaatagagATACAAAGTTTTTGCCCGACAGCGACAAAATGCTATTGCAGGCATAATGAAGGTCAACACCTCTTGACCAGCTTTGctacataaacaaacattttgatgttttaggTTCGTGGTCACCgcaaagcattttaaaagcagTTCTGAAGTTGATGCAGAATGCTAGACAATACGATGGCCAAATTATGGgatgagaaataataataataatagaaaaaagtacaaatatatatttttaaaaactggaccTTCATTATGGCGGCAGTTATAAGGTATAGAGATTTGCATTGTAATTGCAAGCTTTTGTAAAGCAGCCATAATCACACCAAACTGTCTACATTTAGACATCACCTGGCAAAAAGTAAACTTAAACatggccaaaataaaaaaaaaaaagtaaccacTGAAGCATCAACATCCGACTATTTCACATTTAACCCAACAAGTGCATCTGACTGCCGGCTGGCCTTTTACAGTTGGCTAAAGAAGGAGTGTCACTGCAGGGTGAGGTACCTGACAAGGCTGGGGTCAGGGTTATAAGGTGGCGGGCTGCAGTGGGAAGCAGACACTATATTCTGACTGCTGTGGCCACTGTTCATGTCACCGTTACCCTGCATGTGGTTGCTGTTGAGAATGCTCTGACCTAAGGGGAAGAGAGGAATGATCAAGAACTGTGTCTTACTGGGTTTGTACTGGATGTGCCAGAAGTCTAATGGCAGATTTTAGGACAGATCATAAAAGAGTGTTGCAAATACATACCCATGTGAGCAAGGGTGGGGTTGGCGTTGGGATGCTGCTGAGGTTGGTGCCCCACCATCTGGTTGAGGGACTGTGTCTTTCCCAGGCCACTGTGTGAATGCATCTTGTTCATGTTGGACAACGGAGAATAAGAGGAGGGGGATGCTATATGGTTCCTGTtggaagaaaataacaaaacgaAGGATGAATTGAAGTTTTATATTGCATACTTAGATGACTttatatcaaaaaaaaaattcttatccCCAAAGAGATCCAGTGTGGTAAAAAGTatcaacaaaaccaaaatcagCCAGCATGTTTAATTCAACaattaaacagcaaaatgtCTCAGGAGCATTTACACATTAGTtatgacatttgtttttgcaccaAGCAGTGCtagtaaacattttcttcttcagtcATAATTCATGCACAGTTGTAGCATGTGTATGTTTTAATTGAACTCACggtctctgcagcagctgctgttgtgtttgttgtCTGTAGGAGTCCACCAGTGGCTGCGGTACCAACTCAACCAGCTCCAAACTGTCTTTAATCTTCATCAGCAGCTCAAAATTATCCCGCCCACGAACCTGCACGCAAAGACAGCATCAGCGATAATGACGATCAATAGTCAGTACCATTGACAAACTACTGTCGCATTTAAGGCGCGACAGAATCCAGTTTGTACAGCAGGGGGCGCTAAAACCAAGCAAGAACTAAGCGGAATAACTGAGCTTGAGACCTTTCCTATTGATTGATATTTATGAAAAGTGTAAATtcctttaaaattgtgtttctaGCTTCAGGTCAGTTTGCTTTAACTTTATGCTGGgaatgttataaatgaaataatatttaaaactccAGAACAATTATTTTCTGTGTCATAACAACATAAAATGAGCTTGATTTGAAATCTGTGCCTCGCTCTGATTTTGTGTAGAAAAATAAGGCAATCAGAAATTAATGTCTGCGATGGCTTGTCTATTGCTGGATTAAATTTGATAGCTTACATTActaaaagatcagatacagacaaaaggttttaattcatttttagtAGTAAAAGGGAAAATCTGTCAAAGTAATTCTTACAGGAATATAGTAAATCTCTTCCTCTCCATGCCGTCTTTTTCTTATGTTGATATGTGGACTGGAAATATTTGGTGGACTTTGTTTAAAATCTgcaaacatcagaaaacaatgtcattcaggttttaaaaactcaaaaataaaaacactcttgacttttgaaatgttttagcaaCACATAGaacattattcatttttatcaaCTCACTGCGCTTGTTGGCACTTCCGTTTTTGACCACGCTGTCATTCAGGGCCTGTTGCTCCCTGAAGTGGTCCTCATCTGCTTTGCGGTCTCTGCCAGGACATGCGCATATCCGACCCTCAAATGATCGTCTGCCCAACACCTGGCCACTGCAGAGATTATCACAGAATTGAACACGTTTGTTGGCAAAACTTTAACTGGTCCAatataaattgaattaaaacgacagaaaaagaactgaaaagtttctttaatGTTCCTCTGCTCTGCTGTAGACCTGTCAacactttgacttttaaataatcatcaaaaGAGCATTTAGACTTTTAGACATTTAGATCAACACATCTAAGTCTAAATGCAGtgtaatttaaaagaagagCTATTGTGGGGAGTCTTGTGTCAATTACTTACTCTCTGGTTTCCAAAGTAATGATGATGAGAATTGGTCTCCTGTTCATCCCACCCACACAGCTGCTGTTGCACATGAAATTGTAAAGGATGGTAGTAAACTCAGTCCCAACCTGAAACACAGCACAACATATTTAGGCTAAACTGCCTTAGTCTGACTGACACTTTCAGCCAAGTTTCAGAATTGTTATTCCTCAAGCTATTACTTTCATAACATTAATTAACCACCAGGGGGAGGTGTTGTAGTGCACTTTGATGTGAGAAGAGACAATCGTGCCTTTTATTGCCCTCCACAGGTGCAATCACAGACATGATGATGCCTGTTCATGTCTGCACACGCCCGGACCCTTTATTTATAGATGTGCCTACTTCGAGGTACTTGTGTgaaattctctttttctctgcaaCGATCTTGACTAAGCGACTTGAGAGTTTTAACTTGTTTCTAATTTCAgtagaaaatacaaaagcattCAAATACCACCACATATTTTcacttgctttttttcttcctttcctgtTCATTTAACATCTGTGTCTTTCCTGTCACAAGAATTTACTTAGAGTGCATAACTTAAAGAGGATATGTTTTCAAAGCTTTTAAATCACAAGTCCATTAGAgtgttatgttttcattttgttattagACCCCTGTTGTCTGTCTGCGAGTACATTAACATCATTCAGAGAGATCACAATGAACATAAAGTTTCCCTTCATGCAGATAATGTCTTTCTATTTATCTCCAAATTTCTTGACTGTGTGTTTTCAGTTCTCATCCATCCAACTAAATGCATTTCATCTCATGTGTATCTCACTTATTCACAGAAATGTTGAACCACCAACCTGCGGAGCCTCATAGGGCACAAAGACACTTTGTCTGCCAGTGACTGGATCATCCACATGCTGACAAAGGTTGTTTCCCTCTACTCTGATCAGGTGACTGGCTGGAGCTGTTTGACCTGAGGGGACAGTAAGCATTGAGTTTGTTGATTTACATCCAAACACAGTGTATTCAGTATAAATCCCTTGAAGTGACTAATGTGACATTAACTCAAAATTAATCGATTGAATTCaactaataaacaaaactgagccttttttttgctacatttcttttacatttcgCATAATACAAGCTTTACATGTCATGTGAAATGTAAAGCTTGCTTAATTATACCATCATTGAATTCCCGTCCAAGTTCGTGGTTGGGGCACCGTTTGACGACCTCTGTGACATGCTCTGCCTTTTTGTAGACTGGCATGGCTCGGATGATGCTCCCATGAGGAGGAGAGGACGACACCTTGATCTGGATTGGGCAGGTTTTGGCAATTTGACAGTAGAGCTTCTTCAGTAAAGGAGAGTactagaaaaagaaagagatacCAGAAGTTAGTCCCGTggaataataatagtaataataatattgaggtttttaagaaaaaaagaaaggaaattgAAAATGAATGACCAGAAATGAAAGTGCTCTCTAGACACATATTCTGGGAACAATTCAGCTGATATGTTATGCTAACATGCGTAACATGAtagcatatttttctttctttttgaaagtAAACTTGAATCTTATATTGAATGCATTTTGAATGTGAAACTGTTTTACATACAGTATAAGCAGCAGTCACAATGATTGCACAAACACACGATATTATAACAGCCAATGAATGAAATTAGCACAGTGCACTAAAAgcatttttgtcacaaaaatgtctCAAAGTGCAGAGAAATGAATTCACTGATTGAAAAACGGAATGTAAGTGCAGACAAaacgacaaaaacaaaagaacgtGTCTGACACAAACATGAACAAGAACAAGATTCTACagggaaagaaacaaacagaactgtTAACCAATTacctgaaaattattttaaaaatatgtggtCTGATGTAAGCCTATCActagaaataaattacagtatATGCCTGACTGGATCTGTTTGTGAACCGCAGAGGCCATACTGTATGACCagaagtatatatataaaaaacaaaaaaaacaactggaaatCAGCGGactaaaagaatttttttttctcttaagtcATTCAAGTTGATCTCTCTtgacaaaaacaagtaaaaagaaaatatgctgATCTATGTTAAAGCCAAATCTTTTGCAATCCCTTAGTTTACAATCGTCTGCACATGTACACGCATGCATGGGAGAGTGTAAGTGCTAGAAACACGTGCATAAAAATACTtagcaagaaataaaacaggctCAGCATGCCACAACTCAATCTACAACCTTCCAGGATAAAAACCAAGAAGTCTGTTCAGGCTTGTACAGACATGCTGTGATGTgctaaaaagcaaataaaatagcACCTCGCATAGGAGAGATAAAGTATGTGCAGCTCTAGATCTGTAATGTAGCATACAAAAAAATGAGGGTGGAATCTTGTCGTTTTTCATAGATGgaagacaagaaaaataatagaaCCACAGAATTAATAGAACCATTATGTAAATGGCTCTGGATGAAATCTGTAGATGTAAAATATCAGCTGCGATTCATCTTTACCTATTACTTTACAATGATATAATTTCACAAATTCCAAAAATAATAGTAGTCACTTTACATTACATGGACCGGTCTACTGTTTCATCTTGGAACTGGAGTTTTATgaacaatacatttttgagacattttgGGTCTAAGAGCAGATGTAGTCTAGAGTGGTAAAGTCCTAGTGACACTTACTATctcaaaagtcagatttttgtatGAGCAGGGAAAACACCGCTTGTAAAGTTTACCAGGTTGAGCTGACAACACTCTTCTGCGTCGACGCTCTTTCTCCaggaaaaatagtaaaaaaaaaaaggataaatcacagaaacataaaaatattttttataggaAACCCTGGGAAATGTGAAGTCATGTCTACATTTCATTCAGACTGCAAGACAGGGGAAGAGATAAAGACTTTCAGCAGGCAGCAAGAAAGCTTAACGTATTACTGAAAAGTCGCTGTGCTTTTGAGCTTTTAACTCCATCAGTCATTGGGTGAGAGGTGAGGCACACCCTGAACAGGTTGCCAGTccgtcacagggcaacacacagacacagaggaTAAACAACCAACAACACATATTCTCACACATAAAGACTAACCAGGTGACCTAACAGTgatgtttttgaactgtgggaaGAAGCCAGAGTACTTGGAAAGAAAGCAGGCATTCACGGAGAGAACATCCAAACTTCAGGCAGTAAACCATCGACTAGGATTTGAACGTGGGGTAACACTGGTTACCCAGGATAACACTTACCCTGGGTAACACTGTTACCAGCTCCCCATGCAAGCAGGCTTTACatcttcttattttaaaattcctcaagTGCGATTGGAAATAGGCCACAAAATTCTGATCGCTGCATATCTCGTCATTGTCCAGCCACTGTTGAAATCCTTGATGGAAAGCTAAACACTGGTGTGCCTCATGGATACAATGATACATTGTCTTGCATCCTCTGCTActgcttaatgaaaagtatttcCTAAAACTGGATATTGTTATTTacagcaaaaagtaaaaaaataaaaacacacaaaaaaaaacaacaggttcTTTTGTCTCCTTAGTTATGTTTTTTAGTTATACAgtcataatttttcatttcttcttcacCACTTTTTCAGGCGGAGGCCAGAAGGAGATTTGGTAGTCATCGAATCAGCATAATTAAACTAACTTATGCTGACTTATGACGGGTTGTTCTAAAACAACAGCCCACCCATAAAATGCCCTCTTTGCTAATTTCACACACATCCATATACAAAAGAAATACACAGGTAAGAGGGCCTGACAACCAAACTGCACACACATGCCCTTAGCCATGAACAATGGCAACGATGGAAATACCTGTGCACAACATTACTCCATCTAATTTTCCCTAACAAGCCTCTATACTgtgaataaatatgtttaattttatttactgaattttGAGCTTTTCATGTTACTGCAATCACTCATGCATGGATAAACTATTGGTTTGCTTTCCGACAGAAATTAATGGAACATAAATGTGAAGGATCAAAGAAAATGAACCTTCAAGAAATTATAAAGCGCAGTAAGTTAAATAATAGTTGATGGACATGATGGTGTCAGATGTGATGACTGTGTTCTACGCTgtatagaaattatttttactgatcttaaaattaacaataaatgaGTTTTCATGGCTTGACTGAACTCAAATAAGATTGTAATAAGTCATCAGTATGTCTTAAGACTTTGTTcaactggttttgtttttccaacaaagtCTCTTTATATTTCAGTATTTCTTTTCACACTTTCAGCATTTAGATacaattaatttcatttctctATGTTTTCAGGATCCCCCACATTATTTAAAAGTCAATAAGGAatctacaagaaaaaaatgtagtgGTTCatataatgtgaaataaaaaaaagtgcttttgtCATAGAGCTGCTGCAATTCACTACTCCTTAGACTCTTATGTGTCTTGTAATgttacatacagtatgttacGTAAAGCTGATTTCAGCAgcgaaaagttttttttcttacttagtCTGACctaatattaaatgtaataactgtaaaaagggaaaatagtaaatatttttgtgtttttatccttCCAGAGTATATTTTGCTCCTTACTGTGGTCACCAGTATATATACTGCATATACtctcccccacacacacctacaca
It encodes the following:
- the tp73 gene encoding tumor protein p73 — translated: MYYVKKKSQYNLLSSSMESLGSRATSASPYSSENTSSSAVPTPSPYSQPNSTFEGLSPAPAIPSNTDYPGPHAFQVSFQQSSTAKSATWTYSPLLKKLYCQIAKTCPIQIKVSSSPPHGSIIRAMPVYKKAEHVTEVVKRCPNHELGREFNDGQTAPASHLIRVEGNNLCQHVDDPVTGRQSVFVPYEAPQVGTEFTTILYNFMCNSSCVGGMNRRPILIIITLETRDGQVLGRRSFEGRICACPGRDRKADEDHFREQQALNDSVVKNGSANKRNFKQSPPNISSPHINIRKRRHGEEEIYYIPVRGRDNFELLMKIKDSLELVELVPQPLVDSYRQQTQQQLLQRPNHIASPSSYSPLSNMNKMHSHSGLGKTQSLNQMVGHQPQQHPNANPTLAHMGQSILNSNHMQGNGDMNSGHSSQNIVSASHCSPPPYNPDPSLVSFLTSLGCQNFIEYFTSQGLQSVYHLQTLTMEDLGALKIPEQSRLAIWRGLQDMKQGAVHQLPNSAHHHEYHGQQLLRSSSNMAASAMAAIGAAGGELQRQRVMEAVHFRVRHTITIPNRPGVVGPSGMTPAPDEWADFGFDMPDCKESRSKHSIKEEFMESDVH